One region of Glycine max cultivar Williams 82 chromosome 9, Glycine_max_v4.0, whole genome shotgun sequence genomic DNA includes:
- the LOC100814615 gene encoding AT-hook motif nuclear-localized protein 9-like isoform X1, whose amino-acid sequence MDRGDQMALSGSYYMQQRGIPGSGGQPELHISPNMRPLSNPNLPFQSSIGGGTIGSTLPLESSAISAHGVNVGAPTGAPLGEPVKRKRGRPRKYGTDGSVSLALTPTPTSSSHPGALSQSQKRGRGRPPGTGKKQQLASLGELMSGSAGMGFTPHIINIASGEDIATKIMAFSQQGPRVVCILSANGAVSTVTLRQPSTSGGTVTYEGRFEIVCLSGSYLVTENGGSRNRTGGLSVSLASPDGRVIGGGVGGVLIASSPVQVVVGSFLWGGSKTKNKKKESSEGAEVAVESDHQGVHNPVSLNSISQNQNLPPTPPSLSPWSTSRPLDMRNSHVDIDLMRG is encoded by the exons ATGGATCGTGGGGACCAAATGGCGTTATCCGGGTCTTACTATATGCAGCAAAGAGGAATACCTGGATCTGGAGGACAACCTGAGTTACATATTTCACCTAATATGCGTCCACTGTCTAATCCAAATCTACCATTTCAATCCAGCATTGGTGGTGGTACCATTGGATCCACATTGCCATTGGAATCTTCAGCAATTTCGGCCCATGGTGTCAATGTGGGAGCTCCTACTGGGGCACCTCTAGGGGAACCTGtcaaaaggaagagaggaaggCCTAGGAAATATGGTACCGATGGAAGTGTGTCATTGGCATTGACTCCAACTCCAACATCATCTAGCCATCCTGGAGCCTTGTCACAAAGCCAGAAACGGGGCAGAGGGCGCCCCCCGGGGACTGGGAAAAAACAGCAATTGGCTTCTCTTG GTGAATTGATGTCTGGTTCAGCTGGGATGGGATTCACTCCTCATATCATCAACATTGCAAGTGGAGAA GACATTGCAACAAAAATCATGGCATTTTCTCAGCAGGGACCTAGAGTTGTATGCATTTTGTCAGCCAATGGTGCTGTCTCTACTGTCACACTTCGTCAGCCATCAACTTCAGGCGGCACTGTCACATACGAG GGGCGCTTCGAGATAGTGTGTCTGTCAGGCTCTTACTTGGTCACTGAAAATGGTGGCTCACGCAATCGAACTGGTGGATTGAGTGTGTCCCTTGCTAGTCCTGATGGTCGTGTCATTGGCGGCGGAGTTGGTGGAGTGCTTATTGCATCAAGCCCTGTTCAG GTGGTAGTTGGGAGCTTTCTATGGGGAGGATCAAAgacaaagaacaagaaaaaggaatcCTCAGAAGGTGCAGAAGTTGCTGTGGAGTCAGATCATCAGGGAGTTCATAATCCAGTTTCACTGAATAGCATCTCACAAAATCAAAACCTTCCTCCAACTCCCCCATCTCTAAGTCCTTGGTCAACATCACGTCCGTTGGACATGCGTAATTCCCATGTGGACATTGATTTAATGCGTGGGTGA
- the LOC100786425 gene encoding cytochrome P450 736A117: MHEVVNQHVILLLNITILKHMQKSMSNFLNGTTSLWFFLFMLALFTTIANLLLSKLNTKSNLAKKNSPPSPPKLPIIGNLYQFGTLTHRTLQSLAQTYGPLMLLHFGKVPVLVISNAEAAREVLKTQDHVFSNRPKLKMYEIFLYGFRGVASAPYGPYWRQVKSISVLHLLSPKKVQSFREVREEELVAMIEKVRLSCCSSASLMKVLNLTNLLTQVTNDIVCRCVIGRRCDESEVRGPISEMEELLGASVLGDYIPWLHWLGRVNGVYGRAERVAKKLDEFYDRVVEEHVSKRGRDDKHYVNDFVDILLSIQATDFQNDQTFVKSLIMDMLAAGTDTILAVIEWAMTELLRHPNAMQKLQDEVRSVVATGEEDRTHITEDDLNDMPYLKAVIKETLRLHPATPVLIPRESMQDTKVMGYDIAAGTQVLVNAWAISVDPSYWDQPLEFQPERHLNSSIDIKGHDFQFIPFGAGRRGCPGIAFAMLLNELVLANIVHQFDWAVPGGLLGEKALDLSETTGLSVHKKLPLMALASPHHLSQN, encoded by the exons ATGCATGAGGTCGTGAACCAACACGTAATATTATTACTCAACATCACAATCTTGAAGCACATGCAGAAGTCAATGTCGAATTTTCTAAATGGAACCACTTCCTTGTGGTTCTTCCTATTTATGCTAGCATTGTTCACCACCATAGCTAatcttttattatcaaaattgaatACCAAAAGtaatttagcaaaaaaaaactcACCCCCTTCTCCTCCAAAGCTTCCAATAATAGGAAATTTGTACCAATTTGGCACCCTCACACACCGCACTCTCCAATCCTTGGCTCAAACCTATGGCCCTTTAATGCTACTTCACTTTGGAAAGGTTCCAGTTCTTGTTATCTCAAACGCCGAAGCGGCGCGTGAGGTTCTGAAAACACAAGACCACGTTTTCTCCAACAGACCAAAGCTTAAGATGTATGAGATTTTCTTGTATGGTTTCAGAGGTGTTGCATCTGCTCCATATGGACCCTATTGGAGGCAAGTGAAGAGTATCTCTGTCTTGCATCTTCTGAGTCCCAAAAAGGTTCAATCTTTTCGTGAAGTGAGGGAAGAGGAACTTGTGGCAATGATAGAGAAAGTTAGGCTAAGTTGTTGTTCTTCTGCCTCCTTAATGAAAGTACTGAACTTGACCAATTTGTTGACTCAAGTTACTAATGATATAGTGTGTAGGTGTGTTATTGGAAGGAGATGTGATGAGAGTGAGGTTAGGGGGCCAATAAGCGAGATGGAAGAGTTGTTGGGGGCTTCAGTTTTGGGGGACTATATACCTTGGCTTCATTGGTTGGGAAGAGTTAATGGGGTCTATGGTAGAGCAGAGAGAGTGGCTAAAAAGCTTGATGAATTTTATGATCGAGTTGTTGAGGAGCATGTTAGTAAGAGAGGCCGTGATGATAAGCATTATGTGAATGATTTTGTGGACATTTTGCTGTCCATTCAGGCCACAGATTTCCAGAATGATCAAACATTCGTGAAGAGTTTGATCATG GATATGTTAGCTGCAGGAACCGATACCATCCTTGCAGTCATAGAGTGGGCTATGACAGAACTCTTGAGACACCCAAATGCGATGCAAAAACTACAAGATGAGGTGAGAAGCGTGGTGGCCACCGGGGAAGAGGACCGAACTCACATAACCGAAGACGATTTGAATGACATGCCATACTTAAAAGCAGTCATCAAAGAAACTCTGAGATTACATCCTGCAACTCCCGTATTGATTCCAAGGGAATCAATGCAAGACACCAAAGTGATGGGTTATGACATTGCAGCTGGCACACAAGTACTAGTTAACGCGTGGGCGATTTCGGTGGATCCTTCATATTGGGATCAGCCTCTGGAGTTTCAACCAGAGAGACACTTGAACAGTTCAATTGATATCAAAGGACATGATTTTCAATTTATCCCTTTTGGAGCTGGAAGGAGGGGGTGTCCTGGAATAGCATTTGCCATGCTTCTGAATGAGTTGGTCCTTGCAAACATTGTGCACCAATTTGATTGGGCAGTTCCTGGTGGACTTTTGGGGGAAAAGGCATTGGATTTGTCTGAAACTACTGGATTGTCTGTTCACAAAAAATTACCACTTATGGCACTTGCTTCACCTCATCATCTGTCACAAAATTAA